Proteins from a genomic interval of Stenotrophomonas maltophilia:
- a CDS encoding DUF47 domain-containing protein: protein MFSLQTIFGSGKQFYTLLDEAAVAASDAAKALHSMLREADRQPALDAFKLARLRERAASDKISQALVDSFMTPIEREDIEALGSALYKIPKQIEKFADRYSLATTHLEHIDFAPRAAMLEQAAGVVVEMVADLRHMNLDRMTALNEKLRSLENEADRLMLELYRDIYSGRLDNLQMFLLKEFFEILEKAIDRCREAGVVAYQIVLKNS, encoded by the coding sequence ATGTTCTCTCTGCAGACCATTTTCGGTTCCGGCAAACAGTTCTACACCCTGCTCGATGAGGCTGCCGTCGCGGCCTCCGACGCCGCCAAGGCGCTGCATTCCATGCTGCGCGAGGCAGACCGCCAGCCCGCGCTGGACGCCTTCAAGCTGGCTCGCCTGCGCGAACGCGCGGCCTCGGACAAGATCAGCCAGGCGCTGGTGGACAGCTTCATGACCCCGATCGAGCGCGAAGACATCGAAGCGCTGGGCTCGGCCCTGTACAAGATTCCGAAGCAGATCGAGAAGTTCGCCGATCGCTATTCGCTGGCCACGACCCATCTGGAACACATCGACTTCGCGCCGCGCGCGGCGATGCTGGAACAGGCCGCCGGCGTGGTGGTGGAGATGGTGGCCGACCTGCGCCACATGAACCTGGACCGGATGACCGCGCTGAACGAGAAGCTGCGCTCGCTTGAGAACGAGGCCGACCGCCTGATGCTCGAGCTGTACCGCGACATCTATTCCGGCCGCCTGGACAACCTGCAGATGTTCCTGCTGAAGGAATTCTTCGAGATCCTGGAAAAGGCCATCGACCGCTGCCGCGAGGCCGGCGTGGTGGCGTACCAGATCGTGTTGAAGAACAGCTGA
- the parE gene encoding DNA topoisomerase IV subunit B — MNARYNAADIEVLSGLDPVKRRPGMYTDTARPNHLAQEVIDNSVDEALAGHARSIEITLYKDGSVEVSDDGRGMPVDIHPEEKIPGVELILTRLHAGGKFSNNNYTFSGGLHGVGVSVVNALSTLVEVHIKREGAEHRITFRNGDRATPLEVVGTVGKKNTGTRVRFWPDPKYFDTPKFAVRALKHLLRAKAVLCPGLTVKLTDEATGEVDTWYYEDGLRDYLKLELGERESLPADLFVGNLKKDTEVVDWAVAWLPEGELVQESYVNLIPTAQHGTHVNGLRTGLTEALREFCDFRNLLPRGVKLAPEDVWDRVSFVLSLKMTDPQFSGQTKERLSSRQAAGFVEGAAHDAFSLLLNQNVELGEKIAQIAIERASARLKTEKLVVRKKVTQGPALPGKLADCISQDLSRTELFLVEGDSAGGSAKQARDKDFQAIMPLRGKILNTWEVSSNSVLASEEVHNLAIAIGCDPGKDDISGLRYGKVIILADADSDGLHIATLLTALFLKHFPALVDAGHVFVAMPPLFRIDVGKQVFYALDEEEKRSMLDKIEREKIKGAINVTRFKGLGEMNPPQLRESTIHPDTRRLVQLTVDDREQTSSLMDMLLAKKRASDRKGWLESKGDLASLEV; from the coding sequence ATGAACGCCCGCTATAACGCCGCCGATATTGAAGTCCTGTCCGGCCTTGACCCGGTCAAGCGCCGTCCCGGCATGTATACCGACACCGCGCGCCCGAACCACCTGGCGCAGGAAGTGATCGACAACTCGGTGGACGAGGCCCTCGCCGGCCACGCCCGCTCGATCGAGATCACCCTGTACAAGGACGGCAGCGTGGAGGTCAGCGATGACGGCCGCGGCATGCCGGTGGACATCCATCCGGAAGAGAAGATCCCGGGTGTCGAGCTGATCCTCACCCGCCTGCATGCGGGCGGCAAGTTCAGCAACAACAACTACACCTTCTCCGGCGGTCTGCACGGCGTCGGCGTCAGCGTGGTCAACGCGCTGTCGACCCTGGTGGAAGTGCACATCAAGCGCGAAGGAGCCGAGCACCGCATCACCTTCCGCAACGGCGACCGCGCCACCCCGCTGGAAGTGGTCGGCACCGTCGGCAAGAAGAACACCGGTACCCGCGTGCGCTTCTGGCCGGACCCGAAGTACTTCGACACGCCCAAGTTCGCGGTGCGCGCGCTCAAGCACCTGCTGCGCGCCAAGGCCGTGCTGTGCCCGGGCCTGACCGTCAAGCTGACCGACGAGGCCACCGGCGAAGTCGACACCTGGTACTACGAAGACGGCCTGCGCGATTACCTGAAGCTGGAACTGGGCGAGCGCGAATCGCTGCCGGCCGACCTGTTCGTCGGCAACCTCAAGAAGGACACCGAGGTGGTGGACTGGGCCGTGGCCTGGCTGCCGGAAGGCGAGCTGGTACAGGAAAGCTACGTCAACCTGATTCCCACCGCGCAGCACGGCACCCACGTCAACGGCCTGCGTACCGGCCTGACCGAGGCGCTGCGCGAGTTCTGCGACTTCCGTAACCTGCTGCCGCGTGGCGTCAAGCTGGCCCCGGAAGACGTGTGGGACCGCGTGTCGTTCGTGCTGTCGCTGAAGATGACCGACCCGCAGTTCAGCGGCCAGACCAAGGAACGCCTGTCCTCGCGCCAGGCGGCCGGTTTCGTTGAAGGCGCGGCCCACGATGCCTTCAGCCTGCTGTTGAACCAGAACGTGGAGCTGGGCGAGAAGATCGCGCAGATCGCCATCGAGCGCGCCAGCGCGCGCCTGAAGACCGAGAAGCTGGTCGTCCGCAAGAAGGTCACCCAGGGCCCGGCCCTGCCCGGCAAGCTGGCCGACTGCATCAGCCAGGACCTGTCCCGTACCGAGCTGTTCCTGGTGGAAGGTGATTCGGCTGGCGGCAGCGCCAAGCAGGCCCGCGACAAGGACTTCCAGGCCATCATGCCGTTGCGCGGAAAGATCCTGAACACCTGGGAAGTCTCGTCCAACAGCGTGCTGGCCTCGGAAGAAGTGCACAACCTGGCCATCGCCATCGGCTGCGACCCGGGCAAGGATGACATCAGCGGCCTGCGCTACGGCAAGGTCATCATCCTGGCCGACGCGGACTCCGACGGCCTGCACATCGCAACGCTGCTGACCGCGCTGTTCCTGAAGCACTTCCCGGCGCTGGTCGATGCCGGCCACGTGTTCGTGGCGATGCCGCCGCTGTTCCGCATCGACGTGGGCAAGCAGGTGTTCTATGCCCTGGACGAGGAAGAAAAGCGCTCGATGCTGGACAAGATCGAACGCGAGAAGATCAAGGGCGCCATCAACGTGACCCGCTTCAAGGGCCTGGGCGAGATGAACCCGCCGCAGCTGCGTGAATCCACCATCCACCCGGATACGCGCCGCCTGGTGCAGCTGACCGTGGATGATCGCGAACAGACAAGTTCGCTGATGGACATGCTGCTGGCCAAGAAGCGCGCCTCCGACCGCAAGGGCTGGCTGGAGTCGAAGGGCGACCTCGCCTCCCTGGAAGTCTGA
- a CDS encoding GNAT family N-acetyltransferase gives MASHSLLFPALPLHSARLVLSPIRRDDAAALFTLQSNPDVMRWWNHPAWTRPAEAREQIDDDLAAHAIGTQLKLAVRESPNGPLLGICVAFAIDREAMRAEIGYLLAPDRQGQGYMHEALQQMLGYLFRTLHLHRVEAEIDPRNAPSAHVLERLGFHREGVLRQRWRIQGELADSAVYGLLADDDAAATLPA, from the coding sequence TTGGCCAGCCACTCGTTGCTGTTCCCCGCCCTGCCGCTGCACAGCGCGCGGTTGGTGCTGAGCCCGATCCGCCGTGACGACGCGGCCGCGTTGTTCACGCTGCAATCCAATCCGGACGTGATGCGCTGGTGGAACCACCCGGCCTGGACGCGTCCGGCCGAAGCCCGCGAACAGATCGACGACGATCTTGCTGCGCACGCCATTGGTACCCAGTTGAAGCTGGCCGTGCGCGAATCACCCAACGGCCCACTGCTGGGCATCTGCGTTGCGTTCGCCATTGATCGCGAGGCCATGCGCGCCGAGATCGGCTATCTCTTGGCACCCGACCGCCAGGGCCAGGGATACATGCATGAGGCCCTGCAGCAGATGCTGGGCTATCTGTTCCGGACCCTGCACCTGCATCGCGTGGAAGCCGAGATCGACCCGCGCAACGCTCCGTCCGCGCACGTGCTGGAACGCCTGGGCTTCCACCGCGAGGGGGTGCTGCGCCAGCGCTGGCGCATCCAGGGAGAACTGGCCGACTCGGCCGTCTATGGCCTGCTGGCCGACGACGACGCGGCAGCGACCCTGCCCGCTTGA
- a CDS encoding hemolysin family protein, translating into MILIVFALVLLNGFFAMSEMSVMTSRKSRLKQMAATSKRAAKALELSEKPESFLSTVQIGITVIGVLTGYLGGEALGEAFAGWIQGLMPGFAYAGNIGTALAVSLITFITLIFGELVPKRLALTRSEAIAGLVAMPMSWLAKLALPFVWLLSKTTQLVLRLFGLGKDEVASVTEEEIRMLVAESHEAGVIDAHERDMMNRVMRLGDRTADSLMTPRNRIAWLDTQGGLERNLEIMAEHEFSRYPVYRDNDMDVVGVLELKSLATRMARGDNALFQTLREPLYVSESTHAMKLLEIFREEQQSMALVVDEYGEIQGLVTISDLMGAVVGRLQAVENADEDALVVTREDGSLLVDGSLPIEDVRELIGSNDLPDAEDGDYYTLAGMCIHYFGRIPHAGEYFDWAGWRFEVVDLDGARVDKLLLRTLSDEQADELTA; encoded by the coding sequence ATGATCCTGATTGTCTTCGCGCTTGTTCTGTTGAACGGCTTCTTCGCCATGTCCGAGATGTCGGTCATGACCTCGCGCAAGAGCCGCCTGAAGCAGATGGCCGCCACCTCCAAGCGCGCCGCCAAGGCGCTGGAACTGTCGGAGAAGCCGGAGAGCTTCCTGTCCACCGTGCAGATCGGCATCACCGTGATCGGCGTGCTGACCGGCTACCTCGGTGGTGAAGCGCTGGGCGAAGCCTTCGCCGGCTGGATCCAGGGTCTGATGCCGGGCTTCGCTTACGCCGGCAACATCGGCACCGCGCTGGCGGTCAGCCTGATCACCTTCATCACGCTGATCTTCGGCGAACTGGTACCCAAACGCCTGGCACTGACCCGCTCGGAAGCCATCGCTGGCCTGGTGGCAATGCCGATGAGCTGGCTGGCCAAGCTCGCCCTGCCCTTCGTCTGGCTGCTGTCCAAGACCACCCAGCTGGTGCTGCGCCTGTTCGGCCTGGGCAAGGATGAAGTCGCCTCGGTGACTGAAGAAGAGATCCGCATGCTGGTGGCCGAGAGCCACGAGGCCGGCGTGATCGACGCCCACGAGCGCGACATGATGAACCGCGTCATGCGCCTGGGTGACCGCACCGCCGACAGCCTGATGACCCCGCGCAACCGCATCGCCTGGCTGGATACCCAGGGCGGACTGGAGCGCAACCTGGAAATCATGGCCGAGCACGAGTTCTCCCGGTACCCGGTGTACCGCGACAACGACATGGACGTGGTCGGCGTGCTTGAACTGAAATCGCTGGCCACGCGCATGGCGCGCGGTGACAACGCGTTGTTCCAGACCCTGCGCGAGCCGCTGTACGTTTCTGAATCGACCCACGCGATGAAGCTGCTGGAGATCTTCCGCGAGGAACAGCAGTCGATGGCACTGGTGGTGGACGAGTACGGCGAGATCCAGGGCCTGGTGACCATCAGCGACCTGATGGGCGCAGTGGTTGGCCGCCTGCAGGCGGTGGAGAACGCCGACGAGGACGCGCTGGTGGTGACCCGCGAAGACGGCTCGCTGCTGGTGGACGGATCGCTGCCGATCGAAGACGTGCGCGAACTGATCGGCAGCAACGACCTGCCCGACGCCGAGGACGGCGACTACTACACGCTGGCCGGCATGTGCATCCATTACTTCGGCCGCATTCCGCACGCGGGCGAGTACTTCGACTGGGCTGGCTGGCGCTTCGAAGTGGTCGACCTCGACGGTGCGCGCGTGGACAAGCTGCTGCTGCGCACGTTGTCCGACGAGCAGGCCGATGAGCTCACCGCCTGA
- a CDS encoding S10 family peptidase, with the protein MKSLLHTAALCVGLLIAPASVLAAPDADAKPDPKDDRTEAPALPADASARQSMRLAGRTLDYTATVGTLPVRDEKGKVIADVVFTAYTMPGKDRPVTFALNGGPGASSVYLNMGAIGPKVVTFGSEGDSASAPATLHDNPGTWLDFTDLVFIDPVGTGFSRARIGDDEAKKALYNPSADIEYLSRSIYDWLLRNQRMASRKYLTGESYGGYRGPRITHFLQTRLGVAMNGLVLVSPYLSPTLEDNADVSPMAWMQTLPSIAAAHLERQGKLTDAAMQEVVEYTRGDYATALMKGRSDPRATEAMLRRVTELTGLDPQFVRRAGGRLETQAYLREVFRDKGTLGSRYDSNVTAFDPFPNDPEQRANDPLLDSIIAPTTTAMVDFVTRVVGWKVDARYQALNYDVNRLWDRNGDLRQGAVTQLRQAVAIDPHLQVLIVHGWNDLSCPFMGSILTVDQMPTMGSNPDRVQVRSYPGGHMFYSRADSQASFRNDVKALFQRN; encoded by the coding sequence ATGAAGTCCCTGCTGCACACTGCCGCGCTCTGCGTCGGCCTGCTCATCGCCCCAGCCAGCGTGCTGGCCGCGCCTGACGCCGACGCCAAGCCCGATCCGAAAGACGACAGGACCGAAGCCCCTGCACTGCCCGCCGATGCGTCGGCGCGCCAGAGCATGCGCCTGGCCGGCCGCACCCTCGACTACACCGCCACCGTGGGCACCCTGCCGGTGCGCGACGAGAAGGGCAAGGTGATCGCCGATGTGGTGTTCACCGCCTACACGATGCCGGGCAAGGACCGGCCGGTGACCTTCGCCCTCAATGGCGGCCCCGGGGCATCGTCGGTATACCTCAACATGGGTGCCATCGGGCCCAAGGTGGTGACCTTCGGCTCCGAGGGTGACAGCGCATCGGCGCCGGCCACCCTGCATGACAACCCGGGCACCTGGCTGGACTTCACCGACCTGGTGTTCATCGATCCGGTCGGCACCGGCTTCAGCCGCGCACGGATCGGCGACGACGAAGCCAAGAAGGCGCTGTACAACCCCAGTGCCGACATCGAATACCTGTCACGCTCGATCTACGACTGGCTGCTGCGCAACCAGCGCATGGCGTCGCGCAAATACCTGACCGGCGAGAGCTACGGTGGCTACCGTGGCCCGCGCATCACCCACTTCCTGCAGACCCGGCTGGGCGTGGCGATGAACGGCCTCGTGCTGGTCTCGCCCTACCTGAGCCCGACCCTGGAAGACAACGCCGATGTCTCGCCGATGGCGTGGATGCAGACGCTGCCGTCGATCGCTGCAGCGCACCTGGAGCGCCAGGGCAAGCTGACCGATGCGGCGATGCAGGAGGTGGTCGAGTACACCCGCGGCGACTACGCCACCGCGTTGATGAAGGGCCGCAGCGACCCGCGGGCGACCGAGGCGATGCTGCGCCGGGTAACCGAGCTGACCGGACTTGACCCGCAGTTCGTGCGCCGTGCCGGTGGCCGCCTGGAAACCCAGGCCTACCTGCGCGAGGTATTCCGCGACAAGGGCACGCTGGGCAGCCGTTACGATTCCAATGTGACTGCGTTCGATCCGTTCCCGAACGATCCGGAGCAGCGCGCCAACGATCCGCTGCTGGACAGCATCATCGCGCCGACCACCACCGCGATGGTCGACTTCGTGACGCGCGTGGTCGGCTGGAAGGTGGATGCGCGCTACCAGGCGCTGAACTACGACGTGAACCGGCTGTGGGACCGCAACGGCGACCTTCGCCAGGGTGCGGTGACCCAGCTGCGCCAGGCGGTGGCAATCGACCCGCACCTGCAGGTGCTGATCGTGCACGGCTGGAATGACCTGTCGTGCCCGTTCATGGGGTCGATCCTGACGGTGGACCAGATGCCGACGATGGGCAGCAACCCGGACCGCGTGCAGGTGAGAAGCTATCCGGGTGGGCACATGTTCTACAGCCGGGCGGACAGCCAGGCGTCGTTCCGGAATGACGTGAAGGCGCTGTTCCAGCGCAACTGA
- a CDS encoding inorganic phosphate transporter: protein MLTLVLVVILAALVFEFINGFHDTANSIATVVATKVLSPGWAVMLAAFMNLIGALTGTAVALTIASGLLNTNVVDVTPQVILCALLGGIIWNLITWWKGLPSSSSHALIGGLCGAGLAAAHNNWDALIWSERLGSWAQNKGLLWKVFVPMITSPIAGFLLGIVVMVLLWGLIAGLAKIGGAIGRLARPRIVNAFFGKAQIASAAYMGFAHGHNDAQKTMGIIAMTLIGAEATGALDDLPSWLAFMHPDAHAGDGIAMWIVLTCAVVMAAGTASGGWKIIKTLGHKMVKLHPIHGFAAETSSATILTLAAHFGMPVSTTHSISTAIMGVGFAKNPRSLKFGVIERIVWAWILTIPAAGGCAYLILKLFELFGWT, encoded by the coding sequence ATGTTGACCCTTGTCCTGGTGGTGATCCTGGCCGCGCTCGTCTTCGAGTTCATCAACGGCTTCCACGACACCGCCAACTCCATTGCCACCGTGGTGGCGACCAAGGTGCTCTCGCCCGGCTGGGCGGTGATGCTGGCCGCCTTCATGAACCTCATCGGCGCGCTGACCGGTACCGCGGTGGCGCTGACCATCGCGTCGGGCCTGCTCAACACCAACGTGGTCGACGTCACCCCGCAGGTGATCCTGTGCGCCCTGCTGGGCGGCATCATCTGGAACCTGATCACCTGGTGGAAGGGGCTGCCGTCGTCGTCCTCGCACGCCCTGATCGGTGGCCTCTGCGGCGCCGGCCTGGCCGCTGCGCACAACAACTGGGACGCGCTGATCTGGTCCGAGCGCCTGGGCAGCTGGGCGCAGAACAAGGGCCTGCTGTGGAAGGTGTTCGTGCCGATGATCACTTCGCCGATCGCCGGTTTCCTGCTCGGCATCGTGGTGATGGTGCTGCTGTGGGGCCTGATCGCCGGACTGGCCAAGATCGGTGGCGCCATCGGTCGCCTGGCCCGGCCGCGCATCGTCAATGCGTTCTTCGGCAAGGCCCAGATCGCCTCGGCGGCCTACATGGGCTTCGCCCACGGCCACAACGACGCGCAGAAGACCATGGGCATCATCGCCATGACACTGATCGGTGCCGAAGCGACCGGTGCGCTGGATGACCTGCCGTCCTGGCTGGCCTTCATGCACCCGGACGCGCACGCCGGTGACGGCATCGCGATGTGGATCGTGCTGACCTGTGCGGTAGTGATGGCTGCCGGTACCGCCTCGGGCGGCTGGAAGATCATCAAGACCCTGGGCCACAAGATGGTCAAGCTGCACCCGATCCACGGCTTCGCCGCGGAGACCAGCTCGGCCACCATCCTGACCCTGGCCGCCCACTTCGGCATGCCGGTCTCGACCACGCACAGCATCTCCACCGCGATCATGGGCGTCGGTTTCGCCAAGAACCCGCGCTCGCTGAAGTTCGGCGTGATCGAACGCATCGTCTGGGCCTGGATCCTGACCATCCCGGCAGCCGGCGGCTGTGCGTACCTGATCCTGAAGCTGTTCGAGCTGTTCGGCTGGACCTGA
- a CDS encoding exopolysaccharide biosynthesis protein — protein sequence MSSPPEAGQGPDAERPTYRNEGIRTLLEMFASGDPAEHMPLGRILCNLQQSAFGVFLFVAILPSFIPIPGMGGAVSGPLVILIGLQMLCCLRRPWLPGFIARRGPKRGTMHRFLDRIDRPLRRLDKMLKPRLPRLLTPLPAHAFTGLLLVLLGVLLSLPIPFTNFLFGFQLLLFALALLERDGALMLFNWIAALAAIAFFGFSSGQLVGYTVELFQRWF from the coding sequence ATGAGCTCACCGCCTGAGGCCGGCCAGGGTCCGGACGCCGAGCGCCCGACCTACCGCAACGAGGGCATCCGCACCCTGCTGGAGATGTTTGCCTCCGGTGATCCGGCCGAGCACATGCCGCTTGGCCGGATCCTGTGCAACCTGCAGCAGAGCGCGTTCGGCGTGTTCCTGTTCGTGGCGATCCTGCCGTCGTTCATTCCGATTCCGGGCATGGGCGGTGCGGTCAGCGGGCCGCTGGTGATCCTGATCGGCCTGCAGATGCTGTGCTGCCTGCGCCGTCCCTGGCTGCCCGGCTTCATTGCCCGGCGCGGGCCGAAGCGCGGCACCATGCACCGCTTCCTCGACCGTATCGATCGTCCGCTGCGGCGCCTGGACAAGATGCTGAAGCCGCGCCTGCCGCGGCTGCTGACACCACTGCCCGCCCACGCCTTCACCGGCCTGCTGCTGGTGCTGCTGGGCGTTCTGCTGTCGCTGCCGATTCCGTTCACCAATTTCCTGTTCGGCTTCCAGTTGCTGCTGTTCGCGCTGGCGCTGCTGGAGCGCGATGGCGCGCTGATGCTGTTCAACTGGATCGCGGCGCTGGCGGCAATCGCCTTCTTCGGTTTCAGTTCGGGGCAGCTGGTGGGCTATACGGTGGAACTGTTCCAGCGCTGGTTCTGA